GCAACTACGACCGCATGGCGTGGGCGCTCGGCGTCGACGCCGAGACCGGTACGTGGCGCGACCTGGACGCGGTGGGCCGGAAGCTGATGGAGCTGTTGCCGCTGGACGCCCCCGCGAGCGTGTGGGACAAGCTCGGCGTCGCGCGCAACCTGGCAGGGCTGGCAGGCGTCGGCAGGAAGGAGGTCAAAGCGGGCAAGGCCCCGGTGCAGGAGGTCGTGCTGCGCGAGGACGAGGTCGACTTGACGGAGCTCCCGGTGCTCACGACCTGGCCGGGGGATGGCGGCCCCTTCGTCACGCTGCCGCTCGTGGTCACGAGCGACCCGGTCAAAGGCAGGCTCAACCTCGGCATGTACCGGCTGCAGGTCTTCGGCCCCCGGGAGACCGGGATGCACTGGCACGTGCACCACGACGGGGCCAAGAACTTCCGCGCCTGGCGCGAGCTCGGGCACGAGCGTATGCCGGTGGCCGTGGCGCTCGGGGGGGACCCGGTCACGATCTTCTCGGCCACCGCGCCCGTCCCTCCGATCATCGACGAGTACCTGTTCAGCGGCATCATCCGAGGAGAGAGCGTCGAGGTCGTCAAATGCATGACGAACGACCTGCTCGTGCCCGCGCACGCCGAGATCGTACTTGAGGGCTGGGTGTCGACGGACCCGGCCGACGTGCGCTGGGAAGGGCCATTCGGCGACCACACCGGCTACTACTCGCTGGCCGACTACCACCCGGTCTTCCGCGTCGAGGCGCTCACGATGCGCAGCGACGCCTGGTACCCCGCCACCATCGTCGGCCGGCCGCCGATGGAGGACTGCTTCCTCGGCAAGGCCACCGAGAGGCTGTTCCTGCCGGTGATCCGCGCGCTCATGCCCGAGGTGATCGACTACGACCTGCCGCTGGAGGGCGTCTTCCACAACTGCGCGATCTTCCGGATCCGCAAGGAGTTCCCCGGGCAGGCGTTCCGCGTGATGAACTTCGCGTGGTCGATGGGGCAGATGATGTTCACGAAGTTCGTGATCGTGGTGGACGAGGACGTCGACTGCCACGACTACTCGCAGGTCGCCTGGCGCTGCTTCAACAACGTCGACCCCGACCGCTCGATCCTGGTCAGCAAGGGGCCGCTGGACCAGCTCGACCACTCCTCGGCGCACGAGAGGTACGGCTTCAAGATGGGCATCGACGCGACGAAGCCGTTCCCCGAGGAGGGACACGGCCGCGAGTGGCCCGAGGCGATGCGGATGACGCCCGAGGTCAAGGTACGCGTCGACGAGATGTGGGGCGAGCTCGGCCTGTGAGCGAGCGCGAGCGGCAGGCGCGCGGCGACGGCGTGCGCCGCGAACCGCTGCCGCTGCGCG
Above is a window of Coriobacteriia bacterium DNA encoding:
- a CDS encoding menaquinone biosynthesis decarboxylase → MTIGDLREFVALLESKGQLKRIRARLDPYLEIGEVTDRVNKAFGPALLIEDPVDRRTGRRYERPVLINTFGNYDRMAWALGVDAETGTWRDLDAVGRKLMELLPLDAPASVWDKLGVARNLAGLAGVGRKEVKAGKAPVQEVVLREDEVDLTELPVLTTWPGDGGPFVTLPLVVTSDPVKGRLNLGMYRLQVFGPRETGMHWHVHHDGAKNFRAWRELGHERMPVAVALGGDPVTIFSATAPVPPIIDEYLFSGIIRGESVEVVKCMTNDLLVPAHAEIVLEGWVSTDPADVRWEGPFGDHTGYYSLADYHPVFRVEALTMRSDAWYPATIVGRPPMEDCFLGKATERLFLPVIRALMPEVIDYDLPLEGVFHNCAIFRIRKEFPGQAFRVMNFAWSMGQMMFTKFVIVVDEDVDCHDYSQVAWRCFNNVDPDRSILVSKGPLDQLDHSSAHERYGFKMGIDATKPFPEEGHGREWPEAMRMTPEVKVRVDEMWGELGL